The proteins below come from a single Deltaproteobacteria bacterium genomic window:
- a CDS encoding cytochrome C, translating to MGADSCLFRWFATWLRSPYLEYNQGGREMQRVTLAFVAALILGCAVAAFAEKLEIPESVTMSPKHFDGYTPKKGDVVFNHASHMEIACADCHHTVADTYAFQGCMTEGCHDDPTIKPEYSSVYRAFHTTKDTTKSCVGCHRKLKREGTGDAPLACKSCHTN from the coding sequence ATGGGGGCGGACTCCTGCCTGTTCCGTTGGTTCGCGACCTGGCTCCGGAGTCCTTATTTGGAGTACAATCAAGGAGGAAGAGAGATGCAACGTGTTACCCTGGCCTTTGTCGCGGCCCTGATCCTGGGCTGCGCCGTCGCCGCCTTCGCGGAGAAGCTGGAAATCCCCGAAAGCGTGACCATGAGTCCCAAGCACTTCGACGGCTACACCCCCAAAAAGGGCGATGTCGTCTTCAACCATGCCTCGCACATGGAGATCGCCTGTGCCGACTGCCACCACACCGTGGCCGACACCTACGCCTTCCAGGGCTGCATGACCGAGGGCTGTCACGACGATCCGACCATCAAGCCGGAATACAGCTCCGTGTACCGCGCCTTTCACACCACCAAGGACACCACCAAGAGCTGCGTCGGCTGTCACCGCAAGCTCAAGCGCGAAGGCACGGGGGACGCGCCCCTCGCCTGCAAGAGCTGCCACACCAACTAA